In Leifsonia sp. ZF2019, a genomic segment contains:
- a CDS encoding Gfo/Idh/MocA family protein, whose translation MRLGLIGTGVMGRRYLDAYSTDPNADVVAVCDLDPGRGTAIAEHYSIPESYSSTDEMLGRARLDGVIVATPDFAHRDPVIAALRAGLHVLCEKPLATTVADAVDMVREEDASAGQLMLNFGNRHRPAALRSKVLIEQGGIGIPRYAFLCLNEKSVKTATLAWRDQTSPLWFLMSHIADLVQWLLGDRVASVYATNGAVGGASTTTAVLNFVGGSTAVLESTWDMPAGYQRDIDLRLTIHGSSGVIDLDMGDQGLIVSGDAATRTVQWDSEPGGSAEDWWNRSCRYFSRTIAEGGQLRPDGRDGLATVLVLSALQRSLEREAVISVESEWPSAQELLR comes from the coding sequence ATGAGACTCGGACTGATCGGCACCGGAGTGATGGGCCGGAGGTACCTGGACGCCTACTCCACCGACCCGAATGCCGACGTCGTCGCGGTCTGCGACCTCGACCCGGGACGTGGGACGGCGATCGCAGAGCACTACTCGATTCCAGAGTCGTACTCGAGCACCGACGAGATGCTGGGCCGTGCGCGACTGGACGGCGTGATCGTGGCCACCCCTGATTTCGCCCACCGTGATCCCGTGATCGCAGCTCTCCGCGCGGGGCTCCATGTCCTGTGCGAGAAGCCTCTCGCGACGACCGTCGCCGACGCCGTCGACATGGTCCGTGAAGAGGATGCGTCCGCAGGGCAGCTCATGCTCAACTTCGGCAACCGTCATCGCCCGGCGGCGCTGCGCTCGAAGGTGCTCATCGAGCAGGGCGGCATCGGTATCCCGCGCTACGCCTTCTTGTGTCTCAACGAGAAGAGCGTCAAGACCGCGACCCTGGCCTGGAGGGACCAGACGAGCCCGCTCTGGTTCCTGATGTCCCACATCGCGGATCTCGTCCAGTGGCTGCTCGGGGACCGGGTGGCGTCGGTCTACGCCACGAACGGCGCGGTCGGCGGCGCTTCGACCACGACCGCCGTGCTGAACTTCGTCGGCGGCTCGACGGCCGTCCTGGAGAGCACGTGGGACATGCCCGCCGGCTATCAGCGCGACATCGACCTGAGGCTGACCATCCACGGGTCCTCGGGGGTCATCGATCTGGACATGGGCGATCAGGGGCTCATCGTGAGCGGTGATGCGGCCACTCGCACGGTCCAGTGGGATTCCGAGCCCGGCGGGTCTGCTGAGGACTGGTGGAATCGATCGTGCCGGTACTTCTCTCGCACGATCGCGGAGGGCGGGCAGCTCCGTCCCGATGGACGCGACGGCCTCGCCACCGTGCTGGTGCTGAGCGCGCTCCAGCGCTCGCTCGAGCGGGAAGCGGTGATCTCGGTCGAGTCGGAGTGGCCGAGCGCACAAGAACTCCTGCGATGA
- a CDS encoding CGNR zinc finger domain-containing protein, which yields MTSRTRWIWLGDHLAVDFANTTIGLGVRRAELIGTVEEFRAWIEAEPAWLPAVDDGDIELGQVLEQRDATDRLLRCAARGMPLATEDIELINSRVRAAGVSRLLATVPGTSRLAADAGFPALLGVLGAATVDLLARDDLAAIAICEAPGCGQIFHRSRRNQRWCSPGCGNRARVDRHRHRNPVAGAVAAR from the coding sequence GTGACTTCACGGACGCGCTGGATCTGGCTGGGCGACCACCTGGCGGTCGACTTCGCCAACACCACCATCGGGCTGGGTGTTCGGCGCGCAGAGCTCATCGGAACTGTCGAGGAGTTCCGCGCGTGGATCGAAGCCGAGCCCGCGTGGCTGCCGGCGGTGGACGACGGGGACATCGAGCTGGGGCAGGTGCTCGAGCAGCGCGACGCCACGGACCGCTTGCTCCGCTGCGCGGCCCGGGGGATGCCCCTGGCGACGGAGGACATCGAGCTCATCAACTCCCGGGTGCGTGCTGCCGGCGTCTCACGGTTGCTGGCGACGGTTCCGGGAACGAGCCGGCTGGCGGCCGATGCCGGCTTCCCGGCGCTCCTCGGCGTCCTCGGGGCAGCGACCGTCGATCTCCTCGCCCGCGACGACCTGGCCGCGATCGCCATCTGCGAGGCGCCGGGATGCGGGCAGATATTCCACCGTTCGCGGCGCAACCAGCGGTGGTGCAGCCCGGGGTGCGGCAATCGTGCGAGGGTGGACAGGCATCGCCACCGCAATCCCGTCGCCGGCGCGGTAGCCGCCCGATGA
- a CDS encoding TetR family transcriptional regulator, with protein MERDEIVEEAVALLDEGGYDAVTMRALATRLQVSAPSLYWHFPSKQELWEGIADALVEGVVAIPADEADPDERLLALLADFRSALVRHRDGGRVFAGTFTLGRHMLDLSETATSRLLEAGILDAGDAVDAWFNLVRFTIGSVIEQQAAADQLDDLTSRRAAFENATRARPALRAATDRLFAPDEERRFDQGARHLLAGAKASARA; from the coding sequence GTGGAACGTGATGAGATCGTCGAAGAAGCCGTCGCGCTGCTCGACGAAGGAGGATACGACGCGGTGACGATGCGCGCCCTGGCGACGAGGTTGCAGGTGAGCGCTCCCTCGCTGTACTGGCACTTCCCGTCCAAGCAGGAACTCTGGGAGGGCATCGCCGACGCGCTCGTCGAGGGAGTGGTCGCGATCCCCGCCGACGAGGCCGATCCGGATGAGCGGCTCCTCGCGCTCCTCGCCGACTTCAGATCCGCGCTCGTGCGTCACCGGGATGGCGGGCGCGTCTTCGCGGGCACCTTCACGCTCGGCCGCCACATGCTCGACCTCAGCGAAACTGCGACGTCGCGCCTGCTCGAAGCGGGCATCCTCGACGCCGGAGACGCGGTCGACGCGTGGTTCAACCTGGTCCGATTCACCATCGGATCGGTCATCGAGCAGCAAGCCGCCGCCGACCAGCTCGACGACCTGACCTCTCGACGCGCCGCCTTCGAGAATGCCACACGCGCACGACCAGCGCTGCGCGCCGCGACGGACCGGCTCTTCGCGCCCGATGAGGAACGACGCTTCGACCAGGGGGCCCGCCACCTCCTCGCAGGTGCGAAGGCTTCGGCCCGGGCGTGA
- a CDS encoding LysE family translocator yields MIDVAVLPLFLLASLLICLAPGTDMAYMLAVGIRGGRTAALRASAGVALGVLVYSLAVAAGAGTLVRELPWSLNLLRLIGFGYLAWLAVEAFREARRGADVGSGGRDGAWFRQGLVVNLTNPKMALFFLAFLPQFLGSAESSAAQFVLLGLCFMAIGYVVDTTVGLLAGVLQRRLAPGSSAARMLSVLAGIVYTCLAGVVGWELVASLAEH; encoded by the coding sequence ATGATCGATGTCGCCGTCCTCCCGCTCTTCCTCCTGGCCAGCCTGCTGATCTGCCTCGCCCCGGGAACGGACATGGCCTACATGCTCGCGGTGGGCATCCGCGGCGGTCGGACTGCTGCGCTGCGGGCGTCGGCGGGGGTCGCCCTCGGCGTGCTCGTCTACTCCCTCGCCGTCGCCGCAGGAGCCGGCACCCTGGTCCGCGAGCTTCCGTGGTCGCTGAACCTGCTGCGCCTGATCGGGTTCGGCTACCTCGCCTGGCTGGCCGTGGAGGCGTTTCGCGAGGCGCGCCGCGGTGCCGACGTCGGCTCGGGTGGTCGGGACGGCGCGTGGTTTCGGCAGGGTCTCGTCGTCAACCTGACCAACCCCAAGATGGCGCTGTTCTTCCTGGCGTTCCTGCCGCAGTTCCTCGGTTCCGCCGAATCCAGCGCCGCCCAGTTCGTGCTGCTCGGTCTGTGCTTCATGGCGATCGGCTACGTCGTCGATACGACGGTCGGCCTTCTCGCCGGTGTGCTCCAGCGCCGTCTCGCGCCGGGCTCGTCCGCCGCCCGGATGCTGAGCGTCCTGGCGGGGATCGTCTACACCTGCCTGGCGGGTGTCGTCGGATGGGAGCTGGTTGCGTCGCTCGCGGAGCATTGA
- a CDS encoding TetR-like C-terminal domain-containing protein, with protein MAAELTDPLLEPLLRAVTAELQVHDALAVQYRDALRSVQMAAIAHRLERGGVTDPDEVAEPFVGPIMHRWWLHSHPLGRDRLSRHDPRTIRAGVR; from the coding sequence ATGGCGGCGGAACTCACGGATCCCCTGCTTGAGCCCCTGCTGCGCGCCGTGACAGCCGAGCTTCAGGTGCACGACGCTCTCGCGGTGCAGTACCGCGACGCCCTCCGGTCGGTGCAGATGGCGGCTATCGCTCATCGACTGGAGCGTGGTGGGGTCACGGACCCGGACGAAGTCGCGGAGCCTTTCGTGGGACCGATCATGCACCGATGGTGGTTGCATTCTCACCCGCTCGGCCGCGATCGGCTCTCGAGGCACGACCCCCGGACCATCCGGGCCGGGGTCAGGTGA
- a CDS encoding carbohydrate ABC transporter permease: protein MSATHASTGRYVWGYSGGAIVFTSALVLIPLGYATWTSFYGYSFASTEPTPVGLANYARLFTDPAFGASLATTALIALPALAVEMVMGVVWALAISSLRRGRAILTTLLALPVMVSGASAGMAFRFLFTSEWGPVDNAVRTATGVGLDWLGNGALARIAIALADIWQNTPFVMLIALAALAAIPKEIGEASSVDGAGGWQRFWAITFPLIRKFLLVALLFRMIDLFRIFDVIFVMTGGGPASATETVSFYVYKQGIQFFDIGYAAAMGLALTAITVLISRGLIRVLEGRR from the coding sequence ATGAGTGCGACCCACGCGTCCACCGGGCGCTACGTGTGGGGCTACTCGGGGGGAGCCATCGTCTTCACCTCGGCACTCGTGCTGATCCCGCTGGGGTACGCGACGTGGACATCGTTCTACGGCTACTCTTTCGCGTCGACGGAGCCGACGCCGGTCGGTCTGGCGAACTACGCACGCCTGTTCACCGACCCCGCCTTCGGCGCATCCCTCGCGACGACCGCGCTCATCGCGCTGCCGGCTCTCGCCGTCGAGATGGTCATGGGGGTCGTGTGGGCGTTGGCGATCAGCTCGCTCCGGCGAGGGAGAGCGATCCTCACGACGCTGCTTGCGCTGCCGGTCATGGTGTCCGGCGCCTCCGCGGGGATGGCCTTCCGCTTCCTCTTCACCTCCGAGTGGGGCCCGGTCGACAACGCCGTCCGGACCGCCACCGGGGTCGGTCTCGACTGGCTGGGCAACGGTGCACTGGCCCGGATCGCCATCGCACTGGCGGACATCTGGCAGAACACGCCGTTCGTGATGCTCATCGCCCTGGCGGCGCTCGCCGCGATCCCGAAAGAGATCGGTGAAGCCTCGAGCGTGGACGGCGCAGGCGGATGGCAGCGGTTCTGGGCCATCACCTTTCCGCTCATCCGGAAGTTCCTGCTGGTCGCGCTGCTGTTCCGCATGATCGACCTGTTCCGGATCTTCGATGTCATCTTCGTCATGACCGGGGGAGGCCCCGCATCGGCGACGGAGACCGTCAGCTTCTACGTGTACAAGCAGGGGATCCAGTTCTTCGACATCGGCTACGCCGCAGCAATGGGTCTGGCGCTGACGGCGATCACGGTCCTGATCAGCCGCGGGCTGATCCGCGTCCTGGAGGGAAGACGATGA
- a CDS encoding ABC transporter substrate-binding protein — protein sequence MSSTVRRIAAGAAIALAGALTMTSCTGTAENALGPTPKDGKFDDVTLNISAIADVYVQGFKKYEKQIHDELGISMKFDVVPPADAYTKDMLEFRSGKSSHDIVLLQPANLADYSPYLRPLDQLASELKLSFDDGDIEPVYRDVYTSWAGTTYTVPWDGDQHNLFYNVAAFERPENQAGFQAQYGYKLEPPKTWQAYHDVAEYFAGHDWNGDGTKKYGVAEAWQQGGYSAWWWTNKFGSYGGVWFDDDMKPLIDSESGVKALQDSIDIVPFAPPGTLNFGYPELEAALVKQQVPMVIQWSSTGKAAQDPSVSTIAGNVGVSVVPGVELSDGSITHRPALPTGWSAGIPKASKKAAAAAYLLQWISQPEHALSLALDPKTAIDPWRTSSFQDAGAWEKAFPGDGEYGDDFIAVQKQTVETGMPDLQIPGSNEYLLALSSEINNALAGKKSAEQALEAAAAAWDKITDKLGRDKQQAAWRHQQDAMKKIGIEYRPEWAE from the coding sequence ATGTCGAGTACTGTGCGACGAATCGCTGCAGGGGCAGCGATAGCGCTGGCGGGAGCGCTGACGATGACATCGTGCACCGGCACGGCGGAGAACGCGTTGGGGCCGACGCCGAAGGACGGCAAGTTCGACGACGTCACGCTGAACATCAGCGCCATCGCCGACGTGTACGTCCAGGGCTTCAAGAAGTACGAGAAGCAGATTCACGATGAGCTCGGCATCTCGATGAAGTTCGACGTAGTGCCACCGGCGGACGCCTACACGAAGGACATGCTCGAGTTCCGCTCCGGCAAGTCCAGTCACGACATCGTTCTGCTGCAGCCCGCGAATCTGGCCGACTACAGCCCCTACCTCAGGCCGCTGGACCAGCTGGCCTCGGAACTGAAGCTGTCTTTCGACGATGGCGACATCGAGCCCGTGTATCGGGACGTCTACACGTCCTGGGCAGGCACCACCTACACGGTCCCCTGGGATGGAGACCAGCACAACCTCTTCTACAACGTCGCGGCGTTCGAGCGGCCGGAGAACCAGGCGGGATTCCAGGCGCAGTACGGGTACAAGCTCGAACCGCCGAAGACGTGGCAGGCGTACCACGACGTCGCGGAGTACTTCGCGGGACACGACTGGAACGGCGACGGCACGAAGAAATACGGCGTCGCAGAGGCGTGGCAGCAGGGTGGATACTCGGCCTGGTGGTGGACGAACAAGTTCGGCAGCTACGGCGGTGTGTGGTTCGACGACGACATGAAGCCGCTGATCGACTCGGAGTCGGGGGTCAAGGCGCTGCAGGATTCGATCGACATCGTTCCTTTCGCGCCGCCCGGCACTCTGAACTTCGGCTACCCGGAGTTGGAAGCCGCCCTCGTGAAGCAGCAGGTTCCGATGGTGATCCAGTGGTCGTCGACCGGAAAGGCGGCTCAGGATCCGTCGGTGTCGACGATCGCGGGCAACGTCGGTGTCTCGGTGGTGCCCGGCGTGGAGCTGTCCGACGGATCCATCACGCACAGGCCGGCTCTGCCGACAGGATGGTCGGCCGGCATCCCGAAGGCCAGCAAGAAAGCGGCGGCCGCCGCCTACCTGCTGCAGTGGATATCCCAGCCCGAGCACGCGCTCAGCCTCGCACTGGATCCCAAGACTGCGATCGACCCGTGGCGCACGAGTTCGTTCCAGGACGCCGGGGCATGGGAGAAGGCGTTCCCCGGCGACGGTGAATACGGGGACGACTTCATCGCCGTGCAGAAACAGACGGTCGAGACCGGCATGCCGGATCTGCAGATCCCCGGGTCGAACGAGTACCTTCTCGCGCTCTCGTCAGAGATCAACAACGCGCTCGCCGGGAAGAAGTCCGCCGAGCAGGCGCTCGAGGCTGCGGCAGCGGCGTGGGACAAGATCACGGACAAACTGGGCCGGGACAAGCAACAGGCCGCCTGGCGGCACCAGCAGGACGCGATGAAGAAGATCGGCATCGAGTACCGACCCGAGTGGGCCGAGTAG
- a CDS encoding FAD-dependent monooxygenase: MTNSVKETSEVVDVVVVGGGPVGLWLAAEARLGGASVVLVERRVERVRQSRALTIHGRTLETFGLRGLSSRFLEVGRPMPTWHFASLDTRLDFSGFDTPYPFTLFIPQSLTEAILEDHAVEAGVDVRRGAVVVGIEDRGDQVDVALEDGGVISSRWVVGSDGARSIVRRTADIDFPGLAATESIAMGDVVLDLPDGAPLGGGQNEFGGASIIPSGDGVHSRVIVLDTTRRHVPQNEPLTLEELRESLRRTTGTDFGARDASWLTRFTNETRLASSYRKGRLLLAGDAAHIHAPMGGQGLNVGVQDAMNLGWKLALVATDRAPEGLLETYESERRPVGERLFANTAAQYKLASDFSPANRYLRDVVSGLLAVPEANRVMAGEVSGFSVSYPQPLVADSEPTSGAGRRTPDLPLTDGSTLHHALAEGKFVRVTTPGDRAIPLPAAFRQVPVLDVRAERLDIDDVPAAGSIIVRPDGYTLAGSGADATPRSRPSVSIQRLNPEDLHGAPGFISQIVQARGSLAFLAGQVAQRADGTWVGLGSHREQAEQIARNIDTALRALDLRRDAIVKETIYVVDYSPALLRDIVGPLRDSYTAPPASTLVGVDTLFAAEALIEVEVTVAVEA; this comes from the coding sequence ATGACTAACAGCGTTAAGGAAACATCGGAGGTGGTGGATGTCGTCGTGGTCGGGGGCGGCCCGGTCGGACTGTGGCTGGCGGCCGAGGCACGGCTGGGCGGCGCGAGCGTCGTGCTCGTGGAGCGTCGCGTCGAACGCGTTCGCCAATCCCGTGCGCTGACGATCCATGGTCGGACTCTGGAGACCTTCGGGCTGCGCGGGCTCTCGTCGCGGTTCCTGGAGGTGGGCCGCCCGATGCCGACGTGGCATTTCGCGAGTCTCGACACGCGGCTCGACTTCTCAGGGTTCGACACGCCGTATCCATTCACGTTGTTCATTCCGCAATCGCTGACGGAGGCGATCCTCGAGGACCATGCGGTCGAGGCCGGCGTCGATGTGCGCCGTGGCGCGGTCGTCGTCGGCATCGAGGACCGCGGGGATCAGGTCGACGTCGCTCTCGAGGACGGTGGCGTGATCTCCTCCCGGTGGGTGGTTGGCTCGGATGGCGCTCGGAGCATCGTTCGTCGCACGGCAGACATCGACTTCCCCGGGCTCGCGGCCACGGAGTCCATTGCGATGGGGGATGTCGTGCTGGACCTGCCCGATGGCGCCCCGCTTGGTGGAGGGCAGAACGAGTTCGGCGGAGCGAGCATCATCCCTTCCGGTGACGGGGTGCACTCCCGGGTGATCGTCCTCGACACCACCCGCAGACATGTCCCGCAGAACGAGCCCCTCACCCTCGAGGAATTGAGGGAGTCGCTGCGACGAACCACGGGCACTGACTTCGGCGCCCGTGATGCATCGTGGCTGACGCGCTTCACCAACGAGACGCGGCTGGCCTCCTCCTACCGCAAGGGCCGGCTGCTCCTCGCCGGAGACGCCGCCCACATCCATGCGCCGATGGGCGGTCAGGGCCTGAATGTGGGTGTGCAGGATGCCATGAACCTGGGCTGGAAGCTCGCTCTGGTCGCGACCGACCGAGCCCCGGAAGGTCTGCTCGAGACCTACGAGAGCGAGCGGCGACCGGTTGGCGAGCGTCTGTTCGCCAATACGGCTGCCCAATACAAGCTCGCATCGGACTTCAGCCCGGCGAACAGGTATCTGCGCGATGTCGTCAGCGGCCTGCTCGCCGTGCCCGAAGCCAACCGCGTCATGGCCGGCGAAGTGTCCGGATTCTCGGTGTCCTACCCGCAGCCGCTGGTCGCGGACTCGGAACCGACATCCGGGGCGGGCCGGCGAACCCCGGACCTGCCACTGACGGACGGATCGACGCTGCATCACGCGCTGGCAGAAGGAAAGTTCGTCCGGGTGACCACGCCAGGCGACCGGGCGATCCCGCTGCCGGCCGCGTTCCGACAGGTCCCGGTCCTCGACGTCCGGGCAGAGCGCCTCGACATCGACGACGTTCCCGCCGCCGGATCGATCATCGTGCGCCCGGACGGGTACACGCTGGCTGGCTCCGGCGCCGACGCAACCCCGCGCAGCCGCCCGTCGGTCAGCATCCAGCGCCTGAACCCCGAAGACCTTCACGGAGCCCCGGGCTTCATCAGCCAGATCGTCCAGGCGAGAGGATCGCTCGCCTTCCTCGCCGGGCAGGTCGCCCAGCGAGCCGACGGCACCTGGGTCGGACTCGGGAGCCACCGCGAACAGGCGGAGCAGATCGCACGCAACATCGACACCGCTCTCCGTGCCCTGGATCTCCGACGAGACGCCATCGTGAAAGAGACAATCTATGTCGTCGACTACTCCCCGGCGTTGCTCCGCGACATCGTCGGCCCGCTGCGCGACTCCTACACCGCGCCACCGGCCAGCACGCTGGTCGGCGTCGACACCCTGTTCGCCGCCGAAGCACTGATCGAAGTGGAGGTCACCGTCGCCGTCGAGGCATAG
- a CDS encoding DsrE family protein, translated as MMKTVAHIFHDDADSLTVGSRLPARIAEVAADDHIDVEVFAFGPAQRRLTQTDSETDRLFNARIDALIASGIPVGACINSARADGTEATLARRGLTLAVARDEFIRFTLERATVITF; from the coding sequence ATGATGAAGACAGTTGCGCACATCTTCCACGACGACGCGGACTCGCTCACCGTCGGCAGCCGGCTCCCGGCCCGCATCGCCGAGGTCGCGGCGGACGACCACATCGATGTCGAGGTGTTCGCCTTCGGCCCCGCACAGCGTCGACTGACCCAGACGGACAGTGAGACCGACCGACTGTTCAACGCCCGGATCGACGCGCTGATCGCCTCCGGGATCCCGGTCGGCGCGTGCATCAACTCCGCCCGGGCGGACGGCACCGAGGCCACCCTCGCTCGACGCGGGCTCACGCTCGCCGTCGCCCGCGACGAGTTCATCCGTTTCACTCTCGAACGCGCCACCGTCATCACCTTCTAG